In Humulus lupulus chromosome 6, drHumLupu1.1, whole genome shotgun sequence, a single genomic region encodes these proteins:
- the LOC133785877 gene encoding phytochrome-interacting ankyrin-repeat protein 2-like, with amino-acid sequence MSSRSLSRTRRRSRSGSVSRDDHNHDHRSGWSSLHIMARRGDLEEVKRLLEEEGMDVNVAACGSKSTGVTPLHLAAEGGHLSVMEELLERGADIDAKAKNVNGGSCGWTPLHYAAKQRKREAVKFLVENGAFLAPDINDCRFNPPIYYCVGLDWAYEEFERLQREKKIISSSSSLSSSPSDEETNYFTSET; translated from the coding sequence ATGAGTAGTCGAAGTTTGTCGAGGACTAGGCGCAGGTCTCGATCTGGGTCAGTAAGTAGGGATGATCATAATCATGATCATAGAAGTGGTTGGAGTTCGCTTCATATCATGGCTCGTAGAGGGGATTTAGAAGAGGTTAAGCGTCTTCTGGAGGAGGAGGGAATGGACGTGAACGTGGCTGCATGCGGCTCCAAATCGACAGGCGTAACTCCTCTCCACCTGGCTGCCGAGGGTGGCCACCTCTCGGTCATGGAGGAATTACTGGAGCGTGGTGCGGATATTGATGCTAAAGCTAAGAATGTCAATGGCGGTTCGTGTGGCTGGACTCCGCTCCACTATGCGGCCAAGCAACGGAAGAGAGAAGCAGTGAAGTTTTTGGTTGAGAATGGGGCGTTCTTAGCACCAGATATCAATGATTGCAGGTTCAACCCTCCAATCTACTACTGTGTTGGCCTTGACTGGGCTTATGAGGAGTTTGAACGTCTGCAACGAGAGAAGAAGATTATCTCATcgtcatcatcattatcatcttCTCCTTCTGATGAGGAGACTAATTATTTCACTTCTGAAACCTAA